CGGTGCCCCGCCGACCGATCCCGGTCGGCGGGGCACCGTCGTCTCATCCCCGGCCTCACCACCGAAACGCGATCGACAGCGGTGAGAGCATCAGAGCCGTGCTGCTGACCGTGACCACGACCCACCACCCGGCGACCGACCTCGGCCACCTCCTCGTCAAGCACCCGGACCGGGTGCAGAGCTTCGAGCTGCCCGCGGGTACCGCGCACGTGCTCTACCCCGAGGCGGACGAGCAGCGCTGTACGGCGGCGCTGCTGGTCGAGGTGGACCCGCTGAAGCTCGGCGGCGGTCGGGGCCGCAAGCAGGCGGCCACCCCGGACACCTTCACCCTCGGCCAGTACGTCAACGACCGCCCCTACGCGGCGTCGAGCCTGCTCTCGTCGGCGCTGGCCAAGGTGTTCCGGTCGGCGCTGCGCGGCGAGTCCCGGGACCGGCCGGAGTTGGCGGCCACGGCGATCCCGCTGGAGGTGCGGGTGCCGGTGCTGCGCTGCCGGGGCGGCGCGGAGCTGGCCGTACGCGTCTTCGCCCCGCTGGGCTGGACGGTGACCGCCACCCCGATCCCGCTGGACGAGGCGTACCTGGAGTGGGGGGCCAGCCGCTACGTCGACCTGACGCTGGCCGGGACGCTGCGGCTCGCCGACGCGCTGAACCACCTGTACGTGCTGCTGCCGGTGCTGGACGACGCCAAGCACTACTGGGTGGCGCCGGACGAGGTGGACAAGCTGCTCCGGGCCGGCGCCGGTTGGCTGGCCGACCACCCGGAACGGGGCCTGATCACCCGCCGCTACCTGGCCCACCGCCGGGCGCTGGCCGGGGAGGCCCTGGCCCGTCTGGCCGAGCTGCGCCTGGCCGACGAGCCCCCCGCCGACGACAGCGTCGACCCGGCGGGGCCGATGGCGGAGGCGGACCAGAAGCGCGCCTCGCTGGCCGTACGCCGGCGCGAGGCGGTGCTGGCCGCGCTGCGGGCCACTGGCGCCAGCCGGGTGCTGGACCTGGGCTGCGGCGGCGGGGCGCTGCTCACCGCGCTGGTCGCCGACCGGCGGTTCACCGAGGTCGTCGGCACGGACGTGTCCAGCCAGGCGCTCACCCTGGCCGGTCGGCGGCTGCGGCTGGACCGGCTGCCGGAGCGGCAGCGGGACCGGATCCGGCTGTGGCAGTCGGCGCTGACCTACCGGGACGATCGGCTGCGCGGCTACGACGCGGCGGTGCTGATGGAGGTGATCGAGCACGTCGACCCGCCCCGGCTGCCAGCGCTGGAGGACGCCGTGTTCGGGCACGCACGCCCCGGCACGGTCGTGGTGACCACGCCGAACGTCGAGTACAACGTCCGCTACGAGGGGCTGGGCGCGGGGCGGTTCCGGCACGCCGACCACCGGTTCGAGTGGACCCGGGCGGAGTTCGCGGCGTGGGTCGGACGGGTGTCGGCGGCCCACGGCTACTCCGCCACGATCGACGGCGTCGGCGACGAGGACCCGGAGGTGGGGAGCCCGACCCAGCTCGCCGTACTGACCCGGAAGGAGGAGATCAGCGCATGACCATCCTGGACATTCCCGAGCTCGCCCTGGTGGCGCTGGTCGGCGTCTCCGGTTCCGGCAAGTCCACCTTCGCCCGCCGGCACTTCCGGCCCAGCCAGGTGCTCTCCTCGGACACCTTCCGCGGCATGGTGGCC
This sequence is a window from Micromonospora sp. NBRC 110009. Protein-coding genes within it:
- a CDS encoding 3' terminal RNA ribose 2'-O-methyltransferase Hen1 gives rise to the protein MLLTVTTTHHPATDLGHLLVKHPDRVQSFELPAGTAHVLYPEADEQRCTAALLVEVDPLKLGGGRGRKQAATPDTFTLGQYVNDRPYAASSLLSSALAKVFRSALRGESRDRPELAATAIPLEVRVPVLRCRGGAELAVRVFAPLGWTVTATPIPLDEAYLEWGASRYVDLTLAGTLRLADALNHLYVLLPVLDDAKHYWVAPDEVDKLLRAGAGWLADHPERGLITRRYLAHRRALAGEALARLAELRLADEPPADDSVDPAGPMAEADQKRASLAVRRREAVLAALRATGASRVLDLGCGGGALLTALVADRRFTEVVGTDVSSQALTLAGRRLRLDRLPERQRDRIRLWQSALTYRDDRLRGYDAAVLMEVIEHVDPPRLPALEDAVFGHARPGTVVVTTPNVEYNVRYEGLGAGRFRHADHRFEWTRAEFAAWVGRVSAAHGYSATIDGVGDEDPEVGSPTQLAVLTRKEEISA